One Elephas maximus indicus isolate mEleMax1 chromosome 18, mEleMax1 primary haplotype, whole genome shotgun sequence genomic region harbors:
- the CD55 gene encoding complement decay-accelerating factor isoform X8, producing the protein MSRARRSAPAVLHLLGGLTLLLLCPPAVRGDCGLPPDIPNAQPPLGGLTRFPEDATITYKCNEGFVKVPGKPDSVVCIKDKWSEVAEFCNRSCDVPTRLVFASLKQPYSKQSYFPAGSTVEYECRLGYEKDQSLSGKLTCLQDFTWSKPAEFCKKKACPDPGKIKNGHVNIPSGILFGSAIFFSCNTGYELVGVTSSYCLLMGKDVGWRDPLPECKESLPATKAPPAVQKPTAVNVQATEPAPIAQKPTSATVPGAMILTSGHTYITLTVLIMTLVTIG; encoded by the exons ATGAGCCGTGCGCGGCGGAGTGCCCCGGCAGTGCTGCACCTCCTCGGGGGGCTGACCCTGCTGCTGCTGTGCCCACCGGCCGTCCGGG GTGACTGTGGCCTTCCCCCAGATATACCTAACGCCCAACCACCTTTGGGAGGTCTTACACGTTTTCCTGAAGATGCGACAATAACATACAAATGTAACGAAGGCTTTGTAAAAGTTCCTGGCAAGCCAGACTCCGTGGTCTGTATTAAGGATAAATGGTCAGAAGTTGCAGAATTTTGTAACC GTAGCTGTGATGTTCCAACCAGGCTAGTCTTTGCATCCCTCAAACAGCCTTACAGCAAACAGAGTTATTTCCCGGCGGGTTCCACTGTGGAATATGAGTGCCGTTTGGGTTACGAAAAGGATCAGTCTCTATCTGGAAAACTAACTTGCCTTCAGGATTTCACATGGTCCAAGCCTGCTGAATTTTGTAAAA AAAAAGCATGTCCTGatcctggaaaaataaaaaatggtcaTGTCAATATACCAAGTGGCATACTATTTGGCTCCGCCATCTTCTTCTCCTGTAACACAGG GTACGAATTAGTTGGTGTAACTTCTAGTTACTGTTTGCTTATGGGAAAAGATGTTGGGTGGAGAGACCCACTGCCAGAGTGCAAAG AAAGCCTTCCAGCTACCAAGGCCCCACCAGCAGTTCAGAAACCCACCGCAGTAAATGTTCAAGCTACAGAGCCTGCACCAATTGCTCAGAAACCCACCTCAGCAACTGTTCCAG
- the CD55 gene encoding complement decay-accelerating factor isoform X4, which produces MSRARRSAPAVLHLLGGLTLLLLCPPAVRGDCGLPPDIPNAQPPLGGLTRFPEDATITYKCNEGFVKVPGKPDSVVCIKDKWSEVAEFCNRSCDVPTRLVFASLKQPYSKQSYFPAGSTVEYECRLGYEKDQSLSGKLTCLQDFTWSKPAEFCKKKACPDPGKIKNGHVNIPSGILFGSAIFFSCNTGYELVGVTSSYCLLMGKDVGWRDPLPECKESLPATKAPPAVQKPTAVNVQATEPAPIAQKPTSATVPATEPPPASQKPTSANASATEVPATAQKPPVSNALPRETSPAAQNPNTAKDSAAQATPTAQRASTTKASFTQSLPTTQKSTAIHAPVAKGLQTTQTSVRITAIRGLAVPRATTRFHATSTSKGRGTPPSSGAMILTSGHTYITLTVLIMTLVTIG; this is translated from the exons ATGAGCCGTGCGCGGCGGAGTGCCCCGGCAGTGCTGCACCTCCTCGGGGGGCTGACCCTGCTGCTGCTGTGCCCACCGGCCGTCCGGG GTGACTGTGGCCTTCCCCCAGATATACCTAACGCCCAACCACCTTTGGGAGGTCTTACACGTTTTCCTGAAGATGCGACAATAACATACAAATGTAACGAAGGCTTTGTAAAAGTTCCTGGCAAGCCAGACTCCGTGGTCTGTATTAAGGATAAATGGTCAGAAGTTGCAGAATTTTGTAACC GTAGCTGTGATGTTCCAACCAGGCTAGTCTTTGCATCCCTCAAACAGCCTTACAGCAAACAGAGTTATTTCCCGGCGGGTTCCACTGTGGAATATGAGTGCCGTTTGGGTTACGAAAAGGATCAGTCTCTATCTGGAAAACTAACTTGCCTTCAGGATTTCACATGGTCCAAGCCTGCTGAATTTTGTAAAA AAAAAGCATGTCCTGatcctggaaaaataaaaaatggtcaTGTCAATATACCAAGTGGCATACTATTTGGCTCCGCCATCTTCTTCTCCTGTAACACAGG GTACGAATTAGTTGGTGTAACTTCTAGTTACTGTTTGCTTATGGGAAAAGATGTTGGGTGGAGAGACCCACTGCCAGAGTGCAAAG AAAGCCTTCCAGCTACCAAGGCCCCACCAGCAGTTCAGAAACCCACCGCAGTAAATGTTCAAGCTACAGAGCCTGCACCAATTGCTCAGAAACCCACCTCAGCAACTGTTCCAG CTACAGAGCCCCCACCAGCTTCTCAGAAACCCACCTCAGCAAATGCTTCAGCCACAGAGGTCCCAGCAACAGCACAAAAGCCTCCCGTATCAAATGCTCTACCAAGAGAGACCTCGCCAGCAGCCCAGAATCCCAACACAGCAAAGGATTCTGCTGCACAGGCCACACCAACAGCCCAAAGAGCCTCCACAACAAAAGCTTCATTTACACAGAGTCTTCCAACAACACAAAAGTCCACTGCTATACATGCCCCAGTGGCTAAGGGGCTCCAGACTACACAAACCTCTGTCCGTATCACAGCCATTCGGGGTCTAGCTGTTCCCAGGGCAACCACACGTTTTCATGCAACAAGCACCTCTAAAGGAAGAGGAACACCTCCTTCTTCAG
- the CD55 gene encoding complement decay-accelerating factor isoform X5 gives MSRARRSAPAVLHLLGGLTLLLLCPPAVRGDCGLPPDIPNAQPPLGGLTRFPEDATITYKCNEGFVKVPGKPDSVVCIKDKWSEVAEFCNRSCDVPTRLVFASLKQPYSKQSYFPAGSTVEYECRLGYEKDQSLSGKLTCLQDFTWSKPAEFCKKKACPDPGKIKNGHVNIPSGILFGSAIFFSCNTGYELVGVTSSYCLLMGKDVGWRDPLPECKESLPATKAPPAVQKPTAVNVQATEPAPIAQKPTSATVPATEPPPASQKPTSANASATEVPATAQKPPVSNALPRETSPAAQNPNTAKDSAAQATPTAQRASTTKASFTQSLPTTQKSTAIHAPVAKGLQTTQTSVRITAIRGLAVPRATTRFHATSTSKGRGTPPSSGAMILTSDIPP, from the exons ATGAGCCGTGCGCGGCGGAGTGCCCCGGCAGTGCTGCACCTCCTCGGGGGGCTGACCCTGCTGCTGCTGTGCCCACCGGCCGTCCGGG GTGACTGTGGCCTTCCCCCAGATATACCTAACGCCCAACCACCTTTGGGAGGTCTTACACGTTTTCCTGAAGATGCGACAATAACATACAAATGTAACGAAGGCTTTGTAAAAGTTCCTGGCAAGCCAGACTCCGTGGTCTGTATTAAGGATAAATGGTCAGAAGTTGCAGAATTTTGTAACC GTAGCTGTGATGTTCCAACCAGGCTAGTCTTTGCATCCCTCAAACAGCCTTACAGCAAACAGAGTTATTTCCCGGCGGGTTCCACTGTGGAATATGAGTGCCGTTTGGGTTACGAAAAGGATCAGTCTCTATCTGGAAAACTAACTTGCCTTCAGGATTTCACATGGTCCAAGCCTGCTGAATTTTGTAAAA AAAAAGCATGTCCTGatcctggaaaaataaaaaatggtcaTGTCAATATACCAAGTGGCATACTATTTGGCTCCGCCATCTTCTTCTCCTGTAACACAGG GTACGAATTAGTTGGTGTAACTTCTAGTTACTGTTTGCTTATGGGAAAAGATGTTGGGTGGAGAGACCCACTGCCAGAGTGCAAAG AAAGCCTTCCAGCTACCAAGGCCCCACCAGCAGTTCAGAAACCCACCGCAGTAAATGTTCAAGCTACAGAGCCTGCACCAATTGCTCAGAAACCCACCTCAGCAACTGTTCCAG CTACAGAGCCCCCACCAGCTTCTCAGAAACCCACCTCAGCAAATGCTTCAGCCACAGAGGTCCCAGCAACAGCACAAAAGCCTCCCGTATCAAATGCTCTACCAAGAGAGACCTCGCCAGCAGCCCAGAATCCCAACACAGCAAAGGATTCTGCTGCACAGGCCACACCAACAGCCCAAAGAGCCTCCACAACAAAAGCTTCATTTACACAGAGTCTTCCAACAACACAAAAGTCCACTGCTATACATGCCCCAGTGGCTAAGGGGCTCCAGACTACACAAACCTCTGTCCGTATCACAGCCATTCGGGGTCTAGCTGTTCCCAGGGCAACCACACGTTTTCATGCAACAAGCACCTCTAAAGGAAGAGGAACACCTCCTTCTTCAG
- the CD55 gene encoding complement decay-accelerating factor isoform X6 codes for MSRARRSAPAVLHLLGGLTLLLLCPPAVRGDCGLPPDIPNAQPPLGGLTRFPEDATITYKCNEGFVKVPGKPDSVVCIKDKWSEVAEFCNRSCDVPTRLVFASLKQPYSKQSYFPAGSTVEYECRLGYEKDQSLSGKLTCLQDFTWSKPAEFCKKKACPDPGKIKNGHVNIPSGILFGSAIFFSCNTGYELVGVTSSYCLLMGKDVGWRDPLPECKESLPATKAPPAVQKPTAVNVQATEPAPIAQKPTSATVPATEPPPASQKPTSANASATEVPATAQKPPVSNALPRETSPAAQNPNTAKDSAAQATPTAQRASTTKASFTQSLPTTQKSTAIHAPVAKGLQTTQTSVRITAIRGLAVPRATTRFHATSTSKGRGTPPSSGAMILTSVI; via the exons ATGAGCCGTGCGCGGCGGAGTGCCCCGGCAGTGCTGCACCTCCTCGGGGGGCTGACCCTGCTGCTGCTGTGCCCACCGGCCGTCCGGG GTGACTGTGGCCTTCCCCCAGATATACCTAACGCCCAACCACCTTTGGGAGGTCTTACACGTTTTCCTGAAGATGCGACAATAACATACAAATGTAACGAAGGCTTTGTAAAAGTTCCTGGCAAGCCAGACTCCGTGGTCTGTATTAAGGATAAATGGTCAGAAGTTGCAGAATTTTGTAACC GTAGCTGTGATGTTCCAACCAGGCTAGTCTTTGCATCCCTCAAACAGCCTTACAGCAAACAGAGTTATTTCCCGGCGGGTTCCACTGTGGAATATGAGTGCCGTTTGGGTTACGAAAAGGATCAGTCTCTATCTGGAAAACTAACTTGCCTTCAGGATTTCACATGGTCCAAGCCTGCTGAATTTTGTAAAA AAAAAGCATGTCCTGatcctggaaaaataaaaaatggtcaTGTCAATATACCAAGTGGCATACTATTTGGCTCCGCCATCTTCTTCTCCTGTAACACAGG GTACGAATTAGTTGGTGTAACTTCTAGTTACTGTTTGCTTATGGGAAAAGATGTTGGGTGGAGAGACCCACTGCCAGAGTGCAAAG AAAGCCTTCCAGCTACCAAGGCCCCACCAGCAGTTCAGAAACCCACCGCAGTAAATGTTCAAGCTACAGAGCCTGCACCAATTGCTCAGAAACCCACCTCAGCAACTGTTCCAG CTACAGAGCCCCCACCAGCTTCTCAGAAACCCACCTCAGCAAATGCTTCAGCCACAGAGGTCCCAGCAACAGCACAAAAGCCTCCCGTATCAAATGCTCTACCAAGAGAGACCTCGCCAGCAGCCCAGAATCCCAACACAGCAAAGGATTCTGCTGCACAGGCCACACCAACAGCCCAAAGAGCCTCCACAACAAAAGCTTCATTTACACAGAGTCTTCCAACAACACAAAAGTCCACTGCTATACATGCCCCAGTGGCTAAGGGGCTCCAGACTACACAAACCTCTGTCCGTATCACAGCCATTCGGGGTCTAGCTGTTCCCAGGGCAACCACACGTTTTCATGCAACAAGCACCTCTAAAGGAAGAGGAACACCTCCTTCTTCAG
- the CD55 gene encoding complement decay-accelerating factor isoform X3: MSRARRSAPAVLHLLGGLTLLLLCPPAVRGDCGLPPDIPNAQPPLGGLTRFPEDATITYKCNEGFVKVPGKPDSVVCIKDKWSEVAEFCNRSCDVPTRLVFASLKQPYSKQSYFPAGSTVEYECRLGYEKDQSLSGKLTCLQDFTWSKPAEFCKKKACPDPGKIKNGHVNIPSGILFGSAIFFSCNTGYELVGVTSSYCLLMGKDVGWRDPLPECKESLPATKAPPAVQKPTAVNVQATEPAPIAQKPTSATVPATEPPPASQKPTSANASATEVPATAQKPPVSNALPRETSPAAQNPNTAKDSAAQATPTAQRASTTKASFTQSLPTTQKSTAIHAPVAKGLQTTQTSVRITAIRGLAVPRATTRFHATSTSKGRGTPPSSGAMILTSALIIHMRTTRLQCYLSQINFDWWYIRSKTFW, translated from the exons ATGAGCCGTGCGCGGCGGAGTGCCCCGGCAGTGCTGCACCTCCTCGGGGGGCTGACCCTGCTGCTGCTGTGCCCACCGGCCGTCCGGG GTGACTGTGGCCTTCCCCCAGATATACCTAACGCCCAACCACCTTTGGGAGGTCTTACACGTTTTCCTGAAGATGCGACAATAACATACAAATGTAACGAAGGCTTTGTAAAAGTTCCTGGCAAGCCAGACTCCGTGGTCTGTATTAAGGATAAATGGTCAGAAGTTGCAGAATTTTGTAACC GTAGCTGTGATGTTCCAACCAGGCTAGTCTTTGCATCCCTCAAACAGCCTTACAGCAAACAGAGTTATTTCCCGGCGGGTTCCACTGTGGAATATGAGTGCCGTTTGGGTTACGAAAAGGATCAGTCTCTATCTGGAAAACTAACTTGCCTTCAGGATTTCACATGGTCCAAGCCTGCTGAATTTTGTAAAA AAAAAGCATGTCCTGatcctggaaaaataaaaaatggtcaTGTCAATATACCAAGTGGCATACTATTTGGCTCCGCCATCTTCTTCTCCTGTAACACAGG GTACGAATTAGTTGGTGTAACTTCTAGTTACTGTTTGCTTATGGGAAAAGATGTTGGGTGGAGAGACCCACTGCCAGAGTGCAAAG AAAGCCTTCCAGCTACCAAGGCCCCACCAGCAGTTCAGAAACCCACCGCAGTAAATGTTCAAGCTACAGAGCCTGCACCAATTGCTCAGAAACCCACCTCAGCAACTGTTCCAG CTACAGAGCCCCCACCAGCTTCTCAGAAACCCACCTCAGCAAATGCTTCAGCCACAGAGGTCCCAGCAACAGCACAAAAGCCTCCCGTATCAAATGCTCTACCAAGAGAGACCTCGCCAGCAGCCCAGAATCCCAACACAGCAAAGGATTCTGCTGCACAGGCCACACCAACAGCCCAAAGAGCCTCCACAACAAAAGCTTCATTTACACAGAGTCTTCCAACAACACAAAAGTCCACTGCTATACATGCCCCAGTGGCTAAGGGGCTCCAGACTACACAAACCTCTGTCCGTATCACAGCCATTCGGGGTCTAGCTGTTCCCAGGGCAACCACACGTTTTCATGCAACAAGCACCTCTAAAGGAAGAGGAACACCTCCTTCTTCAG